The Clostridium septicum genome contains a region encoding:
- the sstT gene encoding serine/threonine transporter SstT yields MKTIMEKWNNISLVKRIIVGLILGIVIALTIPKIGAPLSLLGSLFVGALKAIAPVLVFFLVMAALCQYKEGKKTNMKSIIVLYLLGTLAAGIIGVIGSFLFPVKLVFTSSVENLTPPSGVGEVLHNLLMSIVANPVNALANANYIGILFWAIILGLAFKNASEGSKEIILNISDAMSEVVRWIINLAPFGIMGLVYESISKQGIESLVKYGQLILVLVGCMAFFALVINPIITFIAIRKNPYPLVIKCLRDSGITAFFTRSSAANIPVNMALCKELGLNEDTYSISIPLGSTINMGGAAITISVLALAATHTLGINVDLGTTIILTILSAISACGTSGVAGGSILLVPLACSLFGIPNDVAMQVVGVGFVIGVIQDSCETALNSSTDVLYTAVAEFAKARRSKQKLVSSK; encoded by the coding sequence ATGAAAACAATAATGGAAAAATGGAATAATATAAGTTTAGTAAAAAGAATCATAGTCGGTCTAATATTAGGAATAGTAATTGCTTTAACAATTCCAAAGATAGGTGCTCCATTATCATTACTTGGATCATTATTTGTTGGTGCATTAAAAGCTATAGCACCAGTACTAGTATTTTTCTTAGTAATGGCAGCCTTATGTCAGTATAAAGAGGGAAAAAAGACTAATATGAAATCAATCATAGTACTGTATCTTTTAGGAACTCTTGCCGCAGGAATAATTGGTGTTATTGGAAGTTTCTTATTTCCAGTTAAATTAGTATTTACTTCAAGTGTAGAAAATTTAACACCACCAAGTGGCGTAGGAGAAGTATTACATAATTTATTAATGAGCATAGTGGCTAATCCAGTTAATGCACTTGCTAATGCCAATTATATAGGAATATTATTTTGGGCAATAATTTTAGGTCTTGCTTTTAAAAATGCTAGTGAAGGATCTAAAGAAATTATATTAAATATTTCAGATGCTATGTCAGAAGTAGTAAGATGGATAATTAATTTAGCTCCATTTGGAATAATGGGACTTGTATATGAAAGTATATCTAAACAAGGAATAGAGTCATTAGTTAAATATGGACAATTAATATTAGTACTAGTTGGATGTATGGCATTTTTCGCTTTAGTAATAAATCCAATAATAACTTTTATAGCTATACGTAAAAACCCATACCCACTTGTTATTAAATGTTTAAGAGATAGTGGAATTACAGCATTCTTTACTCGTAGTTCAGCTGCTAATATACCAGTAAACATGGCATTATGTAAGGAATTAGGATTAAATGAAGATACTTATTCAATTTCAATACCACTTGGATCAACTATAAATATGGGGGGAGCTGCTATAACTATATCAGTATTAGCACTTGCTGCAACTCATACACTTGGTATAAATGTAGATTTAGGTACAACCATAATACTTACTATATTATCAGCTATAAGTGCATGCGGAACTTCAGGAGTAGCTGGAGGATCAATATTATTAGTACCACTTGCTTGTAGTTTATTTGGTATTCCAAATGATGTTGCTATGCAAGTAGTTGGAGTTGGTTTTGTAATTGGAGTTATACAAGATTCTTGCGAAACTGCACTTAACTCATCAACAGATGTACTTTACACTGCAGTAGCTGAATTTGCAAAAGCTCGTAGAAGTAAACAAAAGTTAGTAAGCTCAAAATAG